The sequence below is a genomic window from Methylotuvimicrobium alcaliphilum 20Z.
TTTAAAGGCTCGCGTTGTTGACAGTAACGCCAATTTTCAAATAGTTCTTCCTGATGCAAATCCAACCATTCCAACACATGTTTTAACGCTCGTTTTGGGAACTTACCCTCAACAATGCCGCCATCGATGGTGACGATAATTTCGTACTCGCCGTATTTGGCATGGAAGTGGGGCG
It includes:
- a CDS encoding DUF4160 domain-containing protein; translation: MPIISRFLGIIITMYWSDHSPPHFHAKYGEYEIIVTIDGGIVEGKFPKRALKHVLEWLDLHQEELFENWRYCQQREPLKEIAPLE